A window of Candidatus Peribacteraceae bacterium genomic DNA:
GCCTTCACGTACTGGAAATAGACCCACAGCAAGCCAAAAAGTATCGGCTGGTGCATCAGGTAGATCTCCAGGGCATGGCGACCCGGCGTCGTCATAATCTGCCAGAATCGATGATCCCTCACATGCCACCGTAACCATCCCCGATTGTACAACGCATTCCCCACCGCTACCCCGAGGAGGATCGTCGCCATCCAGGGGAAAAGGGGGAAGTAATCCACCGAGACGAAGCCCGCGGGCATCCATCCGAACGGGAGGAAGATCCCGTACCCTTCCGGCACGGTTCCCGTCACCCGTCCCAGGAAATAGACGGCAATGGCCAGAATTAGGTTCCCTTCCCTGAGCGGCATGAGGAAGGGGAGGAGGAGGATGGAGACGCCGATCATGTGGAGCACTCCGAAACGCACGTAGGCTTCCGGCACCACGAAGAAGGTGACGGCCGTCACGAGCATTCCGCAGAGGAAGACGAACAACCCGCGCCGCGCGTACTTCATCAGGATGTTCCGACGTGATGCTCCCTTAGCTTCCATCCGACCGTACGATACGGCGAAGCTCATCCCCACGAGGAGCAGGAAGAGGTTCGCCGTGGAGCGCTGGAGAATCAACCAGCCCCCGGAAATCGCGCCAAAGGGCAGGCCGTAGAAGAAGGAGAGGTCGAATGCCGCGTGGTAGACGACCATCATCACGACCGCGATCGTGCGCAGGAGGTCTATTTCGAGATGGCGGTTTCGTGTGTGCATTGTTGGGATTGTACGCCCGGAGGAGCCGTCAGTATCAGCTTTCAGCGGTCAGTGATTGGCGCAAGTGTCATGGGATCAATGAAAAAACCCCGCCTTTCGACGGGGTTTTCTTTGCGCGTACTGATAGCTGACAACGGAAAGCTGAAAGCTGAATTACGACGCCATGGCGTCCTTCTCCTTGAAGAAGCAGTCCTTGCAGAGGACGGGCTTGCCGCCTTCCTCAACCGGACGCGGCTTGAAGGGCACCTCGCACTGGCTGCCGCACTTGGCGCACACCGCGGGGTACATCTGCCGCGTGGCGAGGCGCTCGTTCTTGCGCTTCTGGCGGCAGTCCTTGCAGCGCTGGGGGGCGCTGAGACCACGGGAGTTATAAAATTCCTGCTCACCATCCGTGAAGGTGAAGGAACCGCCGCAATCGCGGCACTGGAGCTGCTGGTCAGCCATAAAAAGAAGAAAAAAGAATAAAGGTCGCAGTTTCCTTCTTCCAGGCTAATGACCGGAGTTTGAAGGAATTGCTGGGGAGACTGTAGGGGTATTGGGAGCACATGTCAATGGATGGTAGAACAGGGAGGAAACCGAAGAAGCCGAAGAATCCGAGGAAACCGACGAAGAAAAACCGGGGAGAATCCTCCTCGGTTTCTTCGGTTTCCTTGGTTTCTTGGGATTCCTTATTTGAGCGTCACTTTCGCTCCAGCCGCCTCCAGCTTCTCCTTCAACTTCTTAGCCTCGTCAGTGGGTACGTCCTCCTTGAGCACCTGGGGCGGAGCATCCACCTTGGCCTTGGCTTCGCCGAGGGGGAGGCCGGTGATTTCGCGGACCACCTTGATGACGGCGATCTTCTGGGCGCCGGAATCGGTGAGCTCCACGTTCCAGGAGGTCTTCTCCTCGTCGGCTGCTGCGGCTCCTCCGCCTGCGGCGGGGGCGGCGGCAACGGCTGCGGGGGCGGCTGCGGAAATGCCGTAGGTCTCTTCCATGTACTTCACGACGTTATTGACCTGGATAACGTTCAGTTTCTCGAGGGCAGAGATCACTGCCTTCTCGTCGGCGTTGAGGGTGACGGTCGCGTCTGCCATGATGGGGAGGGGGAATGAAGAATGAAGAATGTAGAATGTAGAATGATGAGGAATCAGGAGGATGGAGCGGTGGGCATCTTCTTCGCCTTCTCGGACAGAGCACGGGCGAAGGCGGAAAGGGGAGAGGCGCACATGCCGGCGAACGACGTGAGGGGGGAGCGGATCATCCCTGCGAATTGAGCCAGCAGCACCTGGCGGCCGGGGATCTTGGCCAGGGTGGTGGCATCGGTTTGGGAGAGGAGCTTTCCCTCGAACAAGCCGCCCAGGAACTTCACTTGCGGGTGGTCCTTGGCGTACGAGAAGGCCACTTGGGCGCCGGTGATGGGGTCGTTGTAGCTCAAGATGCAGGCCACGGGCCCGCTCATCATGGCTTCCGGCAGCTCCGGCATGCCTTGCTCCTTTGCGGCGATGGACATGAGGGTCTTCTTGGCCACCTTCATCTCCGCGTTCCCCACGCGCAACTTCTTGCGCAGGTCGCTCACCTCGGCCACGGTGAGACCGATGTAATTGGCGAAGATGACGGATTGTGCCTTGCCAAGCTTATCCTTAAGGTCCTTCAGTTGTGCCGCTTTCTGGTCTCTCGTGAGTGCCATGGTTTAGGGATGAGGGATGGGGACGAAGGGACTGAGGGAATTGCGGTATAAAAAGAAGGTCTCCCTTCTTTTGTCCGGGAGACCAGCGAGGAACACGGCACGAACCACCAAGCCGGGGCCGAGTGACCGATGCTGTATTCCTCGGAGGGGCTTATTTCGGCCTGCGGCCTTGTGCCCTCGGTCTTCGGACAGGGGGTAGTGTATCCCTCCCCGGCAGTATGTCAAGAGGATTAGGCCAGTTTCAATCCTCTATACTCCTCCCATGCGTCTCGTCCTCCAGCGCGTTTCCCAGTCATCCGTCACGGTAGACGGAAAAGTGATCGGCAAAATCGGCAAGGGGTACCTCATCCTCCTCTGCGTCATGAAGGGGGATATGGCGGCGGAAGCGGAGAAGTTGGCGGAAAAGGTGGCGGGGTTGCGGCTGTTTGAGGGCACCGACGGCAAGATCAACGACCGCTCCCTCTTGGATATCAAAGGCGAAGCGCTGGTCGTCTCCCAGTTCACGCTGGCGGGGGATGTGCGCAAAGGCCGGAGGCCGGATTACACCGCCGCTGCGGCGCCCGAGGAAGCCAAACGGGTGTATGGCTACTTCGTCGAAAAGCTGCGGACGCTGGGAGTTCCCAAGGTCCACACGGGGGAGTTCGGTGCGATGATGGAGGTGGGCCTCGTGAATGAAGGTCCGGTGACATTGGTCCTGGATACGGAGGAGTAGGGGGAGAGGAAAACCATTCCTGCATCCTTTCTTCCTGTATTCCTTTCCTTGGGTTCCTGACGCCTAAAAAGCGTACACTCTGCTGTCTCTCCTTTTCCGGAGCGTGCTAGAATGCGCTTCTCCTTTAGGTTTCCACGCCTATGTCCCTCTGGATGTCCACCGTAGCGCCCCTGCTCAAGAAGCTCAACGGCCCGAGCGCGGGGTACAGCGAATCACGGCTCAAGGCCGCGTTCCAGCTTGCGGAGCAGCTCTACAAGGGGAAGGAACACTGGACGGAGGTGCCGCTCGTGGCGCACGCGCTGGGGGTGGCGCAGCTCTTGGCGCCCTTTGAGCCGGATGAGGACACCGTCATCGCGTGCCTCCTGCAGCACGCGCTCCAAACGCGCCAGATCTCCCTCCCGGAGATCGAAGAGCAGTTCGGTGCCGAGGTGCGCCGGCTCGTTTCGGGCATCCATCTCCTCTCCCACGTCACCATGCGCGGCAGCCGCAATTCCGTGGAAGATTTGCGCGTGATGCTGGTGTCCGTGAGCGACGACGTGCGGGTGATCCTCGTGGTCCTTGCCGAGCGGCAGTACGCGTTGGACCACCTGTTCCTGCTCCCCGCGGACGAGAAGAAACACCTCGCCCGCGACGTGCTCAACCTCTTCGCCCCCGTGGCGGCTCGGCTGGGTATCCACAGCTTCAAGCAGCGGCTGGAAGCGCTGGCCTTTCCCGTGGTGTACCCCGACGATGCGGAAGCCATAGCGGTCCAGCTCCAGCAAACGCGGAAGCGGTACGGGATCTTTCTCCCGTCAGCGGCCGAAGAACTGCGCGCCGCGCTGGCGCTGCAAGGGATCGCTTCGGAGGTGTATGCGCGGGAGAAGCAGCCGTACAGCATCTTCCACAAGATGCACCTAAAGTCCGTCTCGCAGGTGGACCGTCTGCCCGACATCTTCGGGCTGCGCGTCCTGGTGAACACGGAGGAGGAGTGCTACCAAACGCTGGGTTTTCTCCACCGCATGGGGGTGCCCATGACCAACCGTTTCAAGGATTACATCTCCTTCCCCAAGCCCAACGGGTACCGCAGCCTCCACACCACGCTCTCCAAGCTCCCCGGCGTGCCCGAAGGGGTGCTCGTGGAGGTGCAATTGCGCACGTTCAACATGCACCGCGAGGCGGAGTTCGGTATCGCCGCGCACTGGAGCTACAAGGAAGGTGGCACGGCGGCGCAGGCGTTCCAGCGCGTGCAGCTCCATCAGGTGCTCACCCAGCAGCAGACGCTGGAGGAGGGGGGGTTGCCGCCCCAGCTGGCGGACCACATCTTTGTCCTCACGCCCAAGGGCGACATCGTGGAGCTTCCCGAGGGGGCAACGCCGCTCGATTTCGCGTTCCAGATCCACACCGAGGTGGGGTTGGGGTTCAAGTCCGCCCGCGTGAACGGCTCCATCGTTCCCCTCTCCTACGAGCTGGAGAACGGCGACGTGGTGGATATCCTCACGCACCGCGTGCCGCAGCCTTCGGAGGAGTGGCTCCAGCTCCTCAAGATGGCTTCGTCCCGTTCCCGCCTCAAGCGGCACCTCTACGCCCTGCACCGCGAAGATTACGTGGCGCAGGGGCGGGAGGCCGTCAACGCGGAACTCCGCAAGTGGCATAAGCCGCCGCTGGATAACGACCTTACCCTCCTCAAGTTCTACGACGGGCGGGAACTGCAGTTCACCGAGCGGGAGGACTTGCTCTTCAAGATCGGCCAGGGGTCGGAGAAGGTGGGGTCGCTCTTCCTCCACGTGGATGCGCTGGCGAACGCACGCTCCATCCCCGTGCCGCGCCGCCTGAGTCAAGTGCGCCCCTCCGAAGCGGTCATCGAGGTGGAGGGAGGGGTGCCCATGCCCGTCCGTTTCGCCAAGTGTTGCGCCCCGCAGGAAGGGGAACGGGGGGACATCGTGGGGTCCATCTCCCGCAAGGGCGAGGTGATCGTGCACCGGAAGACCTGCGGGATGATCCGCCAAGCGAATCCCGAACGGAAAATCAGCGTGTGGTGGCGCGGCGGAGGCAAGCAAGCCGTGCCCGTACGCAAGGTGAAAGCCGGTTCCTCCCGTGGGAGTCGCAAGAAGCTTCGGATGCGGTAGCGCCGCCTTGTACAATGCCCGGCATGGTCGCACTGACGCGGTCCCGGCTCATCCTCTTCCTTCTGCCGCTTGCCGTATTCCTCGTGTACGGGCAGTCCCTTTCGAACGGTTTCGTGCTGTGGGATGACGACAAGTTGATCACGGAGAATCCCATCGTCCGGTCCCTCTCCCCCCATACGGTGCGGGCAGCCTTTACGTCCTACGATCCGGAACTCTACGTGCCCTTCACCATCGTCAGTTACCAGGTGGAGCACGCGCTCTTCGGGTTTCAACCGGCCGTGTTCCACGGCACAAGCCTTATCCTCCATATCATCGCCGCTTTCCTGGTCTACGCTTTTCTGAGGAAGGTGGGGGTGAAGGCGGCGCTGCCGTGCGCGCTTCTCTTCGCCGTCCATCCGCTCAACGTGGAAGCGGTGGCGTGGGCGAGCGCGCGGAAAGACGTGCTCAGTGCGGTCTTCGCGCTGGCCTCCCTGCTCTCCTACCTCCGGTACCGGCAAGGAGGAGGCCGTCCGGCATTTTGGTCGGCGTTCCTCTGCCTCCTGCTCTCGCTCCTCGCCAAGCCTGCCGCCATCGTGCTCCCCTTTGCCTATCTCCTCCTCGATTGGAAAGAGGGCGGAGGACGGGGAAGGGATGCTTGGCGGGAAAAAATTCCCTTCTTCCTTCTCAGCGCCGTATTCCTGCTCATCGGCCTCGCGGGGAAGGAGGCCAACGTGCAGGCGCTGCCTCCGGTGCACACCGCGCTGCTGGCAGCCAAGAGCGCCGTGCTCTCTCCGTCGCTCTTCCTCTTCCCGCGCTTCTCGCTCCTCTTCCTCCAGCACACCCCCGTGACGCCGCGTTCCCCGGAGTTCTTCCTCCCCCTCCTCCTTCTTGCGGCGCTGGGCGGCCTCACGCTCCGGTCCCTGCGGCGGACCCGTTCCCTGGCGTTCGGGCTGGGCTTTGCGCTCCTCTTCCTCCTTCCTTCCTTCGTGACGTTCTCCAAGGCCGGCGCGGTGTACGTCACCTCTGACCGGTACATGTACCTTGCGCAAGTCGGCTTCCTCTTCCTCCTCGGCCTGGCGCTTGACCGGTTCCTCTCTTCCCGCGCATTGCGCGCCGCCACGATTGCCGCGGTTACGGTCACTCTTCTTGCCGCGGGGTGGGGGGCGTGGCGGAGGAGCCTCTTATGGAACAACAGCGCCACGCTCCTGCAGGCAGCACTGGCGCGCAATCCCGGGAGCGCGGCGCTGCCGCACAACTTGGGCGAACTCGCCGCGGGGGAAGGGGATACGGAGGGTGCCATCCTCCGGTACCGGGAAGCGCTGCGCGCGGATCCCGCCTATGCACCGTCCTTCATCGGGCTCGGGCGCATCGCCCAGGCGCAGGGGGAAGCGGACCGCGCTCTCCGGCTCTTCCGGAGCGCCATCCAAGCGGATCCCCGGTCCGTCAATGCCTATCTCCATTTGGGAAACCTGTACCGGGACCGCGGGGATGTGGACGGCGCCATCGCGGCGTTCCGCCGGGCGCTGGAGATCAAGCCGAACTTCGCCCAAGCGCGCATCAACCTGGCGGATGCCTACGGCAAGAAAGGGATGTACCGGGAGGGGCTGCTGGAATACAAGCGAGTGATGGAGATCAACCCCGAATTCCGCAAGGAAATCCTGCAGAAGTTCCCGCAGCTCGAGCAGCTGGACATGGGAGAGTGAGTGCTTATTCCCCGTTTCAGCTTATTCCTTCGTGAGCACCGTCACCGTCGTTTCGCTGCAGTTGTTCAGGGTGTCCGCCTCCTGCACTTGGAAATCCGCGTCTTCCGTGGGGATGGCTGCACAGATCCGAATCCGGTGCATTCCCACCTGCGGCTGCCAATCCACCTGAGGGGTCTCCCCGCCGTTCTCCCATCGCACTTCCTGCGATGCACCTGCAGGGAGGGCGGCAAGGATGACCGGAATGCCGAGGGTATCCCAATCGCCGTCATTGTCGGCATCGATGCTCACTTGGACGTAACTGCCGCGCGTGGCCCCCGCCGCCCCCAGGTTCCGCACCACGGCATGGATGGTGTAAGGGTTGCCGGCTTGCACGGGGGAGGGGAGCACGCGGATCTCCTCCACCACGTAATCAGGCAGGGAGGCGGAAGTGGCGCTCCCCAGCAACCCTTTTCCGCGCGCCACCGCCAAGGCGGCCGCAAGAAGGAGCGTGAGTATGACGATGATGGTGATGTGCGTGCGGCGGGAGAGCATGGAGGTACCCTATCACCGGAGCATCTCTTCCACCAACTTCTCCACCATCCTCCGCCACTTGAGCTGCTCGTACTCCTCGCTGCCTTTCGCGAGGCGGCCCACGGCCTGTTCGCGCTGCTCCGGAGGGACGGAGCCCAGGATGCCGGAGACGACGGCGCCCATTTCCTCCTCCGTTACGGCAATCTTCCGTTCCTCCATCAGTTCCTCGATGCCGAAGCGCAGCAGCAGTCGCCGCTTGGCCTGTTCCTGCAGGTCCTTGCGCATTGCTTCCGGGGCTTTTTTGGTCTTCTCCATCCAATCCTGCAGCGTCATGTTCTGCTTCCCCAGCTCGTGTTCCATCTCTTCCAAAATCGAGCGCTCCACCTGTTCCAGCAGTTCCGGTGCCAGGTCCGCCTGCGTCGCCTTGACCACGGCATCGTACAGCTCGCGCTCGCGGCGTTGCCGGTCCGTTTCCTCCTCCTGCGCGCGCAGGGAATCCGCGATGCGCTTCTTGAGGTCCTCGGGGGTCTTCCCCAGGTCGTGCTTCTTCACGAATTCCTCCGTCAGTTCCGGCGTACGGGTCTCCTCCACCTTCGTCACCCCCACGTGGAAGGTGACGGGCTTTCCCCGCAGGTGTTCCGCGTGGTACTGGGCGGGGAAGGTGAGCGGGAAGCTCTTCTGCTCGTCCTTCTTGAGCCCGTGGAGCGCCTCCTCAAAGCCCGGCAGCAGGGACTTGCTCCCGATGATGTTGGCGTACCCGGTGGCGCGCGTGCCCGGCACATCCACGCCTTCCTTGTCCGTGGCGTGGAAGTCCATCGTCACCTGGTCGCCTTCCTTGGCGGCCCGGTCCACTTCCGTGTACGTCCGTTCCTGTTCCAGCAAATACTGCACCATCCGTTCCACGTCCTTGGCGTCCGCCTTGGGCTCCGTCTTGGAAATGCGGATCTTGTCGGCCCCCTTCACTTTCACCGCGGGTTTCTCCACGAAGGTGAGGGTCACCTTCAAGGGCTTGAGGGTCTCCACCTTGATGGAGGGGGGGATGATGGGCTTGATCTTGTGTTCCTCCACGAGGGTGCGGAGGAAGGGGGAAACGAGGGAGCGCACCACGTCATCGAGGACGTCCTCCGGATTCGCTTTGTTCCGCACCATGTCCAGCGGGGCTTTGCCCGGGCGGAAACCCGGCACAGAGACGCCGGAAGCCTTGCGCTTGAGGGAGATTTCCTCCGCCTGCGTCACCTCCGCCTCATTGAAGGTGAGGGTGGCTTGCGTGCGG
This region includes:
- the rplJ gene encoding 50S ribosomal protein L10; the encoded protein is MALTRDQKAAQLKDLKDKLGKAQSVIFANYIGLTVAEVSDLRKKLRVGNAEMKVAKKTLMSIAAKEQGMPELPEAMMSGPVACILSYNDPITGAQVAFSYAKDHPQVKFLGGLFEGKLLSQTDATTLAKIPGRQVLLAQFAGMIRSPLTSFAGMCASPLSAFARALSEKAKKMPTAPSS
- a CDS encoding zinc-ribbon domain containing protein — encoded protein: MADQQLQCRDCGGSFTFTDGEQEFYNSRGLSAPQRCKDCRQKRKNERLATRQMYPAVCAKCGSQCEVPFKPRPVEEGGKPVLCKDCFFKEKDAMAS
- a CDS encoding heparan-alpha-glucosaminide N-acetyltransferase produces the protein MHTRNRHLEIDLLRTIAVVMMVVYHAAFDLSFFYGLPFGAISGGWLILQRSTANLFLLLVGMSFAVSYGRMEAKGASRRNILMKYARRGLFVFLCGMLVTAVTFFVVPEAYVRFGVLHMIGVSILLLPFLMPLREGNLILAIAVYFLGRVTGTVPEGYGIFLPFGWMPAGFVSVDYFPLFPWMATILLGVAVGNALYNRGWLRWHVRDHRFWQIMTTPGRHALEIYLMHQPILFGLLWVYFQYVKAS
- a CDS encoding HD domain-containing protein, which produces MSTVAPLLKKLNGPSAGYSESRLKAAFQLAEQLYKGKEHWTEVPLVAHALGVAQLLAPFEPDEDTVIACLLQHALQTRQISLPEIEEQFGAEVRRLVSGIHLLSHVTMRGSRNSVEDLRVMLVSVSDDVRVILVVLAERQYALDHLFLLPADEKKHLARDVLNLFAPVAARLGIHSFKQRLEALAFPVVYPDDAEAIAVQLQQTRKRYGIFLPSAAEELRAALALQGIASEVYAREKQPYSIFHKMHLKSVSQVDRLPDIFGLRVLVNTEEECYQTLGFLHRMGVPMTNRFKDYISFPKPNGYRSLHTTLSKLPGVPEGVLVEVQLRTFNMHREAEFGIAAHWSYKEGGTAAQAFQRVQLHQVLTQQQTLEEGGLPPQLADHIFVLTPKGDIVELPEGATPLDFAFQIHTEVGLGFKSARVNGSIVPLSYELENGDVVDILTHRVPQPSEEWLQLLKMASSRSRLKRHLYALHREDYVAQGREAVNAELRKWHKPPLDNDLTLLKFYDGRELQFTEREDLLFKIGQGSEKVGSLFLHVDALANARSIPVPRRLSQVRPSEAVIEVEGGVPMPVRFAKCCAPQEGERGDIVGSISRKGEVIVHRKTCGMIRQANPERKISVWWRGGGKQAVPVRKVKAGSSRGSRKKLRMR
- the rplL gene encoding 50S ribosomal protein L7/L12, giving the protein MADATVTLNADEKAVISALEKLNVIQVNNVVKYMEETYGISAAAPAAVAAAPAAGGGAAAADEEKTSWNVELTDSGAQKIAVIKVVREITGLPLGEAKAKVDAPPQVLKEDVPTDEAKKLKEKLEAAGAKVTLK
- a CDS encoding CARDB domain-containing protein produces the protein MLSRRTHITIIVILTLLLAAALAVARGKGLLGSATSASLPDYVVEEIRVLPSPVQAGNPYTIHAVVRNLGAAGATRGSYVQVSIDADNDGDWDTLGIPVILAALPAGASQEVRWENGGETPQVDWQPQVGMHRIRICAAIPTEDADFQVQEADTLNNCSETTVTVLTKE
- a CDS encoding tetratricopeptide repeat protein, which produces MVALTRSRLILFLLPLAVFLVYGQSLSNGFVLWDDDKLITENPIVRSLSPHTVRAAFTSYDPELYVPFTIVSYQVEHALFGFQPAVFHGTSLILHIIAAFLVYAFLRKVGVKAALPCALLFAVHPLNVEAVAWASARKDVLSAVFALASLLSYLRYRQGGGRPAFWSAFLCLLLSLLAKPAAIVLPFAYLLLDWKEGGGRGRDAWREKIPFFLLSAVFLLIGLAGKEANVQALPPVHTALLAAKSAVLSPSLFLFPRFSLLFLQHTPVTPRSPEFFLPLLLLAALGGLTLRSLRRTRSLAFGLGFALLFLLPSFVTFSKAGAVYVTSDRYMYLAQVGFLFLLGLALDRFLSSRALRAATIAAVTVTLLAAGWGAWRRSLLWNNSATLLQAALARNPGSAALPHNLGELAAGEGDTEGAILRYREALRADPAYAPSFIGLGRIAQAQGEADRALRLFRSAIQADPRSVNAYLHLGNLYRDRGDVDGAIAAFRRALEIKPNFAQARINLADAYGKKGMYREGLLEYKRVMEINPEFRKEILQKFPQLEQLDMGE
- the dtd gene encoding D-aminoacyl-tRNA deacylase — translated: MRLVLQRVSQSSVTVDGKVIGKIGKGYLILLCVMKGDMAAEAEKLAEKVAGLRLFEGTDGKINDRSLLDIKGEALVVSQFTLAGDVRKGRRPDYTAAAAPEEAKRVYGYFVEKLRTLGVPKVHTGEFGAMMEVGLVNEGPVTLVLDTEE
- the tig gene encoding trigger factor; this encodes MEVKKLAAGRTQATLTFNEAEVTQAEEISLKRKASGVSVPGFRPGKAPLDMVRNKANPEDVLDDVVRSLVSPFLRTLVEEHKIKPIIPPSIKVETLKPLKVTLTFVEKPAVKVKGADKIRISKTEPKADAKDVERMVQYLLEQERTYTEVDRAAKEGDQVTMDFHATDKEGVDVPGTRATGYANIIGSKSLLPGFEEALHGLKKDEQKSFPLTFPAQYHAEHLRGKPVTFHVGVTKVEETRTPELTEEFVKKHDLGKTPEDLKKRIADSLRAQEEETDRQRRERELYDAVVKATQADLAPELLEQVERSILEEMEHELGKQNMTLQDWMEKTKKAPEAMRKDLQEQAKRRLLLRFGIEELMEERKIAVTEEEMGAVVSGILGSVPPEQREQAVGRLAKGSEEYEQLKWRRMVEKLVEEMLR